agaaaccattatctgagagggcaaaaatgggtatttcaaCGTACAGTAATCCAAACGAAGTTGCATGGATATGGATAAGGATGTGTGAAGGagtgtgaatatgttggaaattcaatatctgaggacaatacacAGGTgcgagtggtttgatcgagtaataaaagGGCAAAAGAGGAGGTCTGGTAATAAGTagagtgtgaatgagagggctgaAGAGTGTGCGAAAGTGGTTTCGACATAAGGGCAGAATGGGTaaagagaggctgacaaagatgaTATCTTTAAGTGTCAGAAGTGACGGAGACAAGGAGACCAAATCATATTCTTTAGatattccacaaggcatttctatcaaccctatcatatgatttcttcagatccataattgccttctgtttcccttagtatttctcacacacattattcaatgcAAGCATCTGATCCCCAAAttctcttccatttctgaaactacattcctcccacgtctgatgctctgtacatatgtttacactctcaacaaacgtatacctttataatgtgtgtgtgtgtgtgtgtgtgtgtgcgtgtgtgtgtgtgtgtgtgtgtgtgtgtgtgtgtgtgtctgtgtgtgtgtgtgtgtgtgttttatcccttgggatagggaaaaaagaatacttcccacgtattccctgcgtgtcgtagaaggcgactaaaaggggagggagcgaggggccggaaatcctcccctccaggttttaGTTTTCCATAAGAAGGGCTCGTTCCTCTATTCTagatgctacctcgctggcgcgttAAAATGGCATAcataaaaaattaatatatatatatatatatatatatatatatatatatatatatatatatatatatatatatatatatatataaagacacttTTGGCGGGGCTGTCATGTGTCATTGGGagttcagtctcgtcaaagaacttcttgcttaCATTACCCTTTACGCGTACGGACACCAGATTATAAAGCATAAAAATCAGAATTTGTTTTAACAACTATTCCAACTTGGCGGGAAACTGTTACTGTATATTCACACTGAAACCCAAACAATACGGCAAAAACTATGGATTATGTGAATATCTTTACTCTTATTTCTTACATAAATATTCGTACTAGAGTACGAatcttttttgatattttgtgaGTCTAGTTTTGTGGTTGCGAAGGTGATTAGAATCCTCACTCTTGGCTTTGGGCTTAGTTTGTTGCAAGTAGAACAAACGTAAGTGATGACACACTGAAAGCTGGTCACTGGCACACTAAAGGCCCTTCACTGAATTCTCTTAGGCCAAATTAACATCTCGAATATCGTACTCATATCTTCAAAATAATTAAAAGGTCCCATTGTGTATCCATCTACCGAACCCTATGGCAGAGTGAACTAAATATGTATTCAATCAGAGGTTTTTACATATTCCTAGCACTGGTTTATACATACCTGCAGTTGGATTTGTTAGCTACCGATGTAGGTGGTCGGTAACACAGAATCCCTACCATGTATGTTAAATAATTCTCTATCATTTTATGGGTTCTGGCTTAATGATGGTCTTGCAAAAGACAACCGTCAACAGTAAAATATCTTACCTTCCTCAACAGATGAACATGAAGGCGATGCTGGCGGCGGCGGCAACAGTAGTACTGGTGCTGATGGCGGGAAAGGTTGAGAGGAGTAACGCGGAGCcgtgctgccaccaccaccatcaccatcatccggGTCTGGCTGTTGGAACGCTGGCCTTCGCTGGGGTCAGTAGGACGTCAATACCTGTTGACATATTAGAATCGCTAGTTATACTTCTGGCACGGGCAAGAGAataatacacacatacgtacacacacacacacacacacacacatatacatatatatatatatatatatatatatatatatatatatatatatatatatggatgtggaaagggagctgtggtttcggtgcattatacatgacagctagagactgagtgtgaacgaatgtggcctttgttgtcttttcctagcgcaacctcgcgcacaggagggggagggggttgtcatttcatgtgtggcggggtggcgacgggaatgaataagggcagactatgaattatgtacatgtgtatatatgtatatgcctgtgtgtatatatatatatgtatacgtatgcatatgtgcgtgtgtgtggaaggtgtatgtgtatatgggtgggttgggccattccttcgtctctttccttgcgctacctcgctaacgcgggagacagcgacaacgtataatagaaatatatatatatatatatatatatatatatatatatatatatatatatatatatatatatatatatatatatgcaactattCAACCATTACTTTAACTTCACATAAACAAGGTTCCTTATTTTCTGATATCCAAAGTAATAATAGCAAGGCTTTATTACAAGTTTTTgaacgaaacaaaacaaaaaataccaTCGATAACATGATAATGTTGGAGAAAGACGAAAATGTTAGACTATCTTTTAAAGTTGTTTTGTATATTTCATCGACCACGAGAAAGCTTTTGGCAGAATCAGTGGAATAATCTAATGGGAGTATAAAGAATCATGAATGATGACTGGGAAGACCAAATAATAACTAAACAGCTGTATCTAGGTCAAACTGTAATATCCCAGGCTGCTGATGGGGAAAGACAACTTGTAGTAATGAGAGGGGAAACCGTGAGCGTGTTCCGTCACCACTATTGCTCAACATTCATGCAGAAGACATAATCAGAGAAGCACTCTCACTTCTCGAAGAAATAAATGGAAGTTGGAGAGGAGCGAGTCAAAACGGCTAGGTTAGCTAGCTGATGGCATGGTAATTGTCAGCTGCACCAAAAAGGTCTCCCGAGAACGATAAATATGGTAGGCAGGCTAGCAAGTGCTTTCAGAATAACAGTAAAAATGGCCAAAATGAAAGTGACAGGAACGGCAGGGAGGAACAGGGAACCGTAATCATTCACACtgaaaatcaaatgtttgaaGCAGTAACTTAAGTATTTACGAAACGTTACATCTTGCGGCGAAGATTTTAACACGATTCTGATGACTAGAACTGCTATGGGGATATTAGTGATTAACAAAGGCTGCTTAAAGGTACGCTTGACCTAAACCTgaagaaaaggacagcaaagcGCTTCGTATGGTGCAGAAACATGGGAAGTACAAATTAAGTACATTTAAAAAATTGAAATGTAGACTGGGGAAAGAATAATGAAGAGCTTAAAAACAATgtaaaacaataaaaacaatataaAAGTTTCAGGTAAAAtgagaggttatatatatatatatatatatatatatatatatatatatatatatatatatatatatatatatatatatatataacaaaaaatgtCTGCTTAAAGATGTCATCGAAGTAACATATGAGGGCAACCGACCAAGAGAAGAGGAAGCTACGCTGGATGACGTAAAGGTTAAGATTATTACAACATAAAGAGCAGGGCTTAATATAGAGACGGATATTTCTTCAGTGAAATATAACtcgtttattcatatttttcaaaCAATCCTACGAATGAAAGCTAATGGCAATAACAGCATATATCCTGCtagtaatattgatgataataataatcataataataatgcttTGAAAAGAACTTAGCACAATAATAGCAAGCCACATTTCCCATGCACAGCATATGAGTATATTCTTGACGGTTATTTACAACTGCGATTCAACTCGTCCAAAACAATCAACACATGTTTTCCCTCAGTGACCAACTTACGTGCGTAAACAAATACTTTTACGTGATAAAGATACAAAATGGACAAATTTACAACGTTTAAGTAGCAGTGGAAATATGTCTACCGTGGTAGGAAAATCGAAATCAACGCTGAGGAACGTTTGTTACCTCGCATCTCTACCACTACCTACTTCAGGGTTATCTTGCTGGTCACtacggtcaccaccaccaccaccaccaccatcacgagggCGGAGGCTGCTACAACTGTGGCTGCGGCGGCTGCGGGGGTTCCTGCGGTTGGTGCGGTGGCGGCTACTACGGGCGACGCCGAAGAAGCATTGAAAATTTCGTTCAAGACGTTCAAATCTTGGAGATTTACGCCAAGGTGAGAGTGTGTTAGTGTACAGCGTAGACTGACGACTGTCAACTTGAATTTGCATCTTCAGTTAACACGTATTTCTAGTT
This Panulirus ornatus isolate Po-2019 chromosome 37, ASM3632096v1, whole genome shotgun sequence DNA region includes the following protein-coding sequences:
- the LOC139760546 gene encoding uncharacterized protein — its product is MNMKAMLAAAATVVLVLMAGKVERSNAEPCCHHHHHHHPGLAVGTLAFAGGYLAGHYGHHHHHHHHHEGGGCYNCGCGGCGGSCGWCGGGYYGRRRRSIENFVQDVQILEIYAKVATEDKDQCGLRLVCELAQKDPRDLTKEEIQILLPYRGAGESDGTIYGDYDEAAWHGQEGHSCPDNYPLCAYTATQVMDEYRTYSTSSGNVTQTEPDGPRVNDDDIELLRIQP